TCGCCTCTCCTTTTTCGCTGCTTATTGCTCTTGCTAGCGGTATATTAATGGGGCTTACCGTTGCCCCTGTAGGAGCTTGGTTTCTTGCCTGGATTGCCCTAGCTCCTCTGTGGGTATTGGTAGTTACAACCCCCAAACATTCCTCACTCCTCGCTCCTCACTCCTTACCCCTCCTTTGGGGCATTGGCTATCACGGTGTCGCTTTATTTTGGATTACAGGCATTCATCCTATGACTTGGATGGGTGTACCGTGGTTGAGTAGTCTGGCGATCGCCCTTTTCTGCTGGATCTTCATCACCCTCTGGGGAGCTGCCTTAGTAGTTGGCTGGGGCGTTGGCATGAAAGCACTGCTAAATTGGCGAATTCCCACTTTAAAATCCCTACTCCCAAACGCAAAAACACAAAAAACCCTTTGCGCCTTCGCACGCCAGTTGCTACAACGGAGGGAACCTCACGCCAGTCGCCTCAACGGGGGAAACCCCCGCACGGTGCTGGCTCCGCAACGCACCGGCTCGTCTTTGCGCGACAAAATTCCTCTTAGTCTCGTCCGCCTCCTCATCGGCGTTGCTCTTTGGTGCGGCTTAGAAAGCTTGTGGAGTGCCGGACCCTTGTGGTGGTCTTCGCTTTCCTACACCCAAAGCCCCCACAACCTACCCATTCTCCATCTCGGACAACTTTCTGGAGCAAGTGCTGTTACAGCTGCGATCGTCGCTGTCAATGGATTGTTTGCCGAAGCTTGGATTGCAGTTGTAGGGGCGCACAGCCGTGCGCCCATTCAGGGGAGTCGAAAAACATCTGTTGTCTTTTGCCTTTTGCCTTTTGCTTTTTGCCTTTTATTACACCTTTTGGGCTACAGCTTGTACAGCCGTCCCCTGATTCAGTCTCCAGACACAGTTCTCAAAGTTGGGATCGTCCAGGGTAACGTCCCGAATAAAATCAAACTTTATCCCGAAGGTTTTCGGAAGGCGATCGAAGGTTATACGACTGGCTACCAAACTTTAGCAGATCGGGGAGTTGATGCAGTTTTAACTCCAGAAGGAGCTTTACCTTTTCGCTGGAATGACGTTCAACGCACTTCTTTTTACTCCGCTGTCAAAGAAAGGGGCGTAGTTGCTTGGTTGGGATTGTTTGGCGACAAAAAAGGAGGCTATACGAACAGTATTTTTACCCTACTGAGTAACGGACAGATTTTTAGTCGTTATGACAAATCAAAATTAGTACCGATTGGCGAATACGTTCCATTCCAAGAAATTTTAGGTGGGATTGTTTCTCGACTTTCACCGCTTGACGAGCATCAAATAGCAGGTGCGCCAAATCAGTTATTCGATACTCCTTTCGGTCGAGCAATTGTCGGAATTTGTTACGAATCTGCCTTTCCCGAACGATTTCGCTACCAAGCTGCTGCTGGAGGGCAATTTATCCTCAGTCCCTCCAACGATGCCCATTACAGCGCTGCGATGCCAGCTCAGCACCATGCTTTAGATATCATGCGGGCGATCGAAACTGACAGATGGGCTGTGCGTGCTGTCAATACCGGATATTCTGCTTTTGTCGATCCTCACGGTAAGACAGTTTGGATATCGGGACACAATACTTATGAAATCCATTCCGAAACTATTTATCGCCGTCAAACCAAAACTTTATACGTGCGTTGGGGCGATTGGCTGACACCGATGTTGATGGTTGTGGCTGTTGTCGTTTGGCTGGTAAGGCTTGTTGGACAAGTTTAGGTTTTAGGGTTTTAGATCGTATATGAGAAGGTCGCGATCGCTCTATTCTAGAGGTAATTCAAATCCAGGTAAAATATCTTCTCCAGAGAGGACGGAAGGTAAAAATATGACTTCTACAGGCTGGTTGGCGCGATAAATTTCTACTTGGCTATTTTGAGGGTTAATTAACCAACCCAAACGCAAACCATTAGCCAAATATTCTTGCATTTTCTCTTGTAATGGTTTTAGCGTATCGGTGCGAGAGCGCAATTCAATTGTAAAATCTGGGCATATGGGAGGAAACTTTTCTCGTTCTTCTGGAGTTAGAGCCTCCCATCGTTCCAATCTTATCCAAGCTGCATCAGGAGAACGGTTAGCACCATTGGGGAGACGAAAAATTGTGGAGGAACTAAAGACTTTTCCTAGCTTGGTTTGACGATTCCAATTATTCAAATCTGTTATCAGATCTGCTTCTTGATTGCCGCTTTCTCCTCCTACGGGTGGCACGATAATTAAATCTCCTTTGGCATTAAGCTCTAAATTCAACTCGCGATTTGCCATGCACAGTTGATAAAACTGTTCCTGAGTCAAATGCACGATTGGTTCTAGATTTAATATCACCGTATCCATAAAGAATGGTAATGGGTAATGGGTAGTTGGTAATTGTTGGTTGACAGTTTATTCTCCCTTGTCTCCCTTGTCCCCCTTGTCTCATTTCTTCGCTTCCCAAGGCTTAACCTGTACTTCTCCTTTGGGTGTAAAGGTGACTTGAAATTGAGCTAAGGATTCTGGTGGCGTAGCACTACCAGCAGCAGGTTGGGATAGCAGGCGAGGTAGGGGAGTTTGCTGGACTTGCCCGTTGGATATGTCGTTAGTCGCAACATAGCCTTTAATCGCTCCATTAGCAGCTACGCCAACGCGGTAAACTAAATCTTGACCGAGGGCTACGTTAGGCTTCCACGCCGGTCGGAGTTGGTCGGTGAGTTTTTGCTGTAATTGCACCAATTGCAAGGGATCGGTAATGGGTGGTGCGTTAGCAATGTTGGTAGATTGGGCGGATGGAGAGGTGGCTTCTGTAGGACGGCGGACAGCTTCGGGAATGGGAATTAAGAAAAAGGCGATCGCGGCTAGGGCTAATCCTGATGCGCCTACGGTGGCGGGTACGGCTTGCTTGACTAACTGCTGTCCCGATCGCACGTAGCGCCGCGAAACTGGAGCTAGTTGCAGCGTCAAATCTGGTAGGGTTTGGGTATCGGCAAAAAACTGATCGATCGCCTCTACTAAGTCAAATAACTGTACTGTTGTCAGCTCGACTTCCTGCGCCGTACCTTCGGTGTGGCTATTTGCTTCTGATTCTTTATGACTTTCTGGCTGGACGATCAAACGATGACGATCGCGATCGATTTTTTGCAACTGTACCAAGCTAGATTCTTTGTTGTGCGCTTCTGGGTGCGTGACGTGACTCAAAAATTCTTGGGCGTAACCGCTAACAGCTGTCACTAAACTTTCAAAAAAATCTCTACCACCAGTCAAGGTTTGTTTTGCCTGGATCAGCTGACACTCAACATAGGTCAAAATTGTGAGTACGGGTCGCCCGTCAAAGGATTGGGAGTCAGTCGCGCGATCGCTCAATCCCTCTAAAACCAGCGTGCAATTGGGCAGGCTGTACTTGCGCTGAATCGTCGTCATTCTACTTCCCCATCAAACAAACTAATCCACAACCGCTGCATTCCCGCTGTCCCCGTACAAAATAGCAATTGTTGCAACAGTGTCAGTGCTAGTTCATCCAACTTTTCAGGGGAATTGTAAGCCAGTACCCCAGAACGACGAGGATTCATCCGACTGCGAAAATGCGATCGAAACCTTTCGAGATAATTAGACAAGCGTAAATTTTGTTCAAGTGGAATTCCTTTGTCACGCATTTGCTGATATGTCAATAGCAACTGTCGAATCACAGCTGTCAACCTGCGGGCTAAATCGGCGGCGATGACGACAAGTGCTTTAGCCTCTAGTAAACTGAGGTCGCGCCGAGCGTGCGATCGCCTCAATGGGTTCGTACAGCGCATTCGCCACAAGTTTACCCGATTTTTGACAATATCTTGTAGTTCTAGCTCCTGCGCTATTGCCAAGAATAATTCCGAACCACCAAGTTCTAGGGCTTCAATCGCCAGTAACATCAAATCAATTTGCAACCTCACCCTTTGAGGACAAGCCCTTTCATCAACAGGTGGGTTAGGTAAACTTTCCAGCATCAGGGGGAGGGATGGGACGGTTGAACTATCTAACGGATTCGCGCTTGCGGAGACATTCATCTTAACCAAAGATATACGAGTAAATAACTAAAACCAGCCTTCACTAGATTGGCAAAATTGGCGACTGACTGTCTACTTTTAGCATAGAAGGGAGTCGGGAGTCGGGAAGAAGGGGACAAGGGAGACAAGGAAGACAAGGGGGACAAGGGAGCAATTCTAGTCACTAGTCACCCGCCACTAGTCACTGATAACTGATAACTGGTAACTGATAATAAGGTTTCCCTGATTCTCGCTCGAAATTAGCGATCGCACGTAACAATTTAAAACATCTGGAATTCTAGTGTACGATTTTTCAAAGTCTTCCTAAGTCTGCCAATATAGATAGTTGCCGTTATACTCAGCCAGTCTCGCTGACAACCTATGGATCTCAAGTCCCTGATTCGCGATATTCCCGATTTTCCCAAGCCTGGTATTTTGTTTCGAGATATTACCACTTTGCTGCGCGATGCCGCAGGGCTACGCCATGCCATAGATAGTCTGGCTGATAAGCTGGATGGTGCGGGGTTAAATGCTGAATATATTGTAGGAATTGAGTCACGCGGCTTTATCATTGGTGCAGCTTTGGCTTATAAATTAGGCATTGGCTTTATTCCCGTGCGTAAACCTGGGAAGTTACCCTCTTTGGTTCACTCGGTTGAATACGAACTAGAGTATGGCATGGATAAGTTAGAAGTGCATCAAGATGCCTTGCAGCCTGGTAGTCGGGTATTGATTGTAGATGACTTGATCGCCACTGGGGGAACCGCCAGCGCCACGGCTAAGTTAGTGCAGCAAATCGGCTGCGAGTTGGTTGGTTTTGGGTTTATCGTCGAGTTACGAGATTTAGCAGGGCGGCGGAATTTGCCCGACGTGCCAATTGTGGCGCTAGTGGAGTATTAATGAGATTATCTTGTGACTTGTTACAAAGATCTTGACCCAATCGATTATTTCCCTGTAGGAAATGATATTCTCCTACAGGCTATAGGCTGGCTAGGTAAAGAGCTTGAATTCCAAACTGGAAGAGTTGGGCAGCAGTTCTTTAATAAGCTATGTGAATCAGCAGAAAATCCTTGGCAACCATTCATTTCAGCAGGCTTTCATACTTGCGACCTTTGCCAGTTTCCGTTTTCTGAGCAAAATTTATGGAGCGATTACTTTTTATCTTGCTAATCAAGAACTAATTAATCGCTATCTTGAAAAGGGAGAAGAAGAATTTGAAAAGCTGCGACTCTCTTTAAGAGAAAGAAATCCAGCTCTGTATCAAAAACTAATAGCTGCTAAAGCCCAAAAGCAGGGCAAAGCATGACGAAAATTCGATTTCAAGCAAATGCCGACTTGAAACAGGCAATTGTGACTGGTACACTCTGAAGAGAAACAAATATTGATTTTCAATCAGCTTATGTAGCAGGATGAGAAGGTAAGACACAGACCAAGAGGTATTAGCTATAGCTGCGCGAGACGAGAGAGTACTCGTGACTCACGATCGCAAAACTATGCCAGTTGAATTTGGTAAGTTTATTACTACAAAAACTAGTACTGGAGTTATAATTATTTCTCAAAATCTGTCAATTAGTGATGCGATTGAATCTCTTATTCTAATTTGGGAAGCATCTGAAGCAGAAGAATGGATAAATCAGATTATGTCTATTCCTTTTTAATTGATTTGTGAATTGGCGATCGGATAGATGCAGGTCTTAGCTACCGAATATTAGCCTAAATTAGTAGCCTCCGGTAAGTCAAATAATATAGTCGTCATGTAGTGTTCTGCCCACTCTACACCAAAGGCTTTTTCTAACACTCGGCGAGTTTTGTCATTTTGCTGCTGTTTTGTACAGTAATATTGTTGCGCGGCGAAAATTTCGGCTTGTTGCGTTTTAGAAACAGGTTGAGATGCGATCGCCTGGGTACAATGTATTTCTAAAAATCCTCGTACCATTGCCAAAAATTTCTCTTCTTCCTCTGGAGAACCAGGACGAATAAACGTGCAAAACGGTGAAAAGATATCTCCCCAAACCGGAAGTTCGCGGGGTTGAGAGAAATTCGGATTTGGTAAAGCAGAAAGTGCAGCAGTATAAGCAGATGGTAAAGTTCGGTCTCGATTTAAAGGCGATAAATCTGCGATCGCAGCACTAATTTGTCCCCTTCCTCCGACTAAGTCACAGCCAAACATGGGTAGAGCGTATTCTATGCGGGGAAACATGACGCAGTGCAAAATATCTAGCGTCGTTCCCACTTTCGCCAATTCTAGGTGTAGTTTGCGAAATTGGGGTGTTTGATAACAACGATTTTCAATTGTCAGTTTCTCTCCCTCCAATCTGCCTTCAACATAGCCTAACTCTGCGGGAATGACGTAGGGTGAAAGTTCTAAGTGGTTTTGCCAAACAGATTCGATCGCGTCGGCTAGTTGCCGAATTAGAGAGTGCTGTTGCGATCGCAGTGAAGGAGTAGAAGCAGGTGTCATGGAAAAATACTCAATACCGGACTGTGAATGCTGAATTCATCACTTACAACTCCTCATTCTATTACTCTATGTGGCTCGGAACTTAAAAGGCGATCGTATATCTGGCTGGAACAAACGTAAAGTTATCCAACGATAGATGCAGCTTCTCTCGAAGTTTCTGTAGCATAAACTACAGAAATGCAATTTTTACAGATTGCCGATCGACTTTTCTGAGTAAAGAGGGCAAAGGCAGTGCAACTAAATTCTCACAAACAACACAAAACCGCCGATAGAACCTATTCAAACTGGCTGAACAAAATTTATGACAATTCATTAGAGCAATGTCAACGCAATGGTTGGGTCAAGTTGCGAGAACTTCCCAGTACTTACAGTCATGATGAAGCATTGCTCCTGTGCCAAGTGGGAAAAGACGAGTGGTTAGCTTGGATTCCAGATCGTGGAGAAGCTGTACTGCACGCGGATCAATTTGAGGTGGATGGTAATTGGTAGTTGTTGGTTGTCGGTTATTAGTTGTCAGTCACTAATCTTTTGCAAATGTAGTTTTGACTTTTAACTTTTAACTTTTGACTTTTGACTTACCTATCCCAAAACTCCGTCACCTCATAACCAAGTTGCGATAGCATTTGGCGCAGTAGGGGCAAGCTGAGACCAATTACATTTGAGTGACAGCCTTCAATTTTATCGACAAATAGACCTCCGCGCCCTTCTAAAGCAAAAGCACCAGCACACTTGAGGGGTTCTCCGGTAGCAACGTAGGCTCTAATAGCGCGATCGCTCATTTGAGCAAAATAAACCCGCGTGACTTGAGTGCGGACAAGTATTTGTTGTTGCGGCTGGTCGATAATAGCATGACCTGTATACAGTTCCCCCACTTGACCGCTCATGTGCTGCCAACGGGCGATCGCGACTTCTGCATTCTCTGGTTTACCATGTATTTCTCCATTTAACAGCAAGACAGAATCACAGCCCACAATTAAAGCTGAATCAAATTGAGGTGCGATCGCTTCCGCTTTACAACGCGCTAAAGTTTCTACCAATTCAGTCGCATTCTCGGTTTGAATTTGAGACTCATCAAAATTGCTGACGCGCACAATTGGTTCGATGCCAACCATTTGTAACAAGCGCCGCCGCGCCGGAGAAGCGGAAGCCAAAACAAATTGTGGTAAACCCATGTCAGTTATCAGTTATCAGTTATCAGTTATCAGTCGGCTTCTTAGATGATCCCATTCCACGGTAGGATTGACTGTGATTTAAGTATGAATGTGAATGGATTGTATATGAAGCACTATTGGTCACGTCTACTTGCCCTGGTTTTGGTAGTCGTTATTGGTTTAATGGGCTGCTCTAGTGGCGGTGGGCTTTCTGGAGATTATCGTCAAGATACCTTGGATGTGATAGGTGTATTGCGCAACGCAATCGAACTACCGCAAGATGCACCGAACAAAGGCGAAATCCAAGCAGAAGCCCGCAAAAAAATTAATGATTTCGCCGCTCGCTATCAGCGTAATGGTAGTTTGACAGGTTTAAGTTCTTTTACCACCATGCGCACCGCTTTAAATTCCCTGGCTGGTCACTACAGTTCTTATCCTAACCGTCCTCTACCGGCAAAACTGAAGCAACGCCTGGAATTAGAATTCAAACAAGTAGAGATGGCGGTGGCTCGGGGAAATTAAGCTTAGTTACAGTCGCATATTTAAGAAATATGTATCTTTGCTGGTGGCAAGCAGGTTACTGCTTGCCAGTATTTTTTTACACAAATAAAGTAGGCGATCGCCTACCGGGAAACGGATAAAGGAAACATCAGTGGCAGGAATTCCGAATAATTACGAATTACACAGGACAAATTCCGAATTATTCTGAGTGATGGTAGCAACCAAAGGTCGAATACTAACGTCAAACTAAGTCGGAAGTTATGAGTCGTAAGTTGTAAGTGGAAGAGTTATCTTCTGCACTCTAGAACATAAAGTCAGCAAATTTAATCGTTTGTCAACTCTTTAAGGCTATCCATAATACTTTCTTAACTTCCGACTTCTGACTTCTGAATTCCTTTGTCCTATTTCTTGTTTTTAGGAATGTCCGATTGCAAATTAAGTCAATTAAAATTCTTGCAACTGCGCCTATTACAACGATACCTAGCGGCGATCGCCTTTACGAGTAGCTTACTGGTAATGAGCTTGGGGAACCATCCTGTAATAGCCCAAACAACTGCCTACTGTCAGGAATCAGAAGCAGTAAGGCAAGAGAAAGAAAGCTTACTTCAGAAAGCATTACAAGGTGACACAGAGGCGCAAAACCGCTATAAACAGCTAATAAACCAACAAGCACAGCAATTAGCAGAGTGCCGCGATCGCACTCCGCCTCAACATCAAGCGATCTGGTTGCGCCTTTATCCCTGCGATACTCAGCCTGGGGTATTAGACAAGATTATGGATCGGATTGTCAGCCGAGGCTATAACTACGTTTACATCGAGACATTTGCGGATGGGCAAGTCCTATTACCCGCATCGGCTAACCCGACAGCATGGCCCGCGATGGTGCGTACCCCTGGCACGGAAAATACAGATTTACTCGCCGAAGCTATTCAAAAAGCCCACGAACGAGGCTTGAAAGTCTACGCTTGGATGTTTATGATGAACTTCGGCTATTCCTACGGGCAACGTAGCGATCGCCAATCGGTATTAGCCAGGAACTTTAAAGGCGATACGAGCTTAAATGTTGTAGATAACGCCAGTCAAGTATTTATCGATCCTTACAACGTCCAGGCAAAGCGCGACTTCTATCAGTTGGTGCAACAAGTGGTACGCCGCCGCCCTGACGGAGTCTTATTTGACTACGTGCGTTATCCACGCGGTTTGGGTGGTGCTTCTGTAGTCTCTAAAGTACAAGATTTATGGATTTATAGCGAAGCAGCCCGTCAAGCTTTAGAACAACGGGCGTTGAACAAAAAGGGGCGAGAACTGATTAAACGCTATGTTGCTAAGGGTGCATTGTCAGCCTCAGATGTTGATGAGGTCGATAAGCTTTATCCCGATGAAGGAGAACCACTTTGGCAGGGACGCACTCCACCCACTCAAGAGGAGAAAAAAGTGTTACCGAGTGCTGCGGCGCGTCGTCCGCTGCTACAGTTAGAGTTATGGCGGTTGAGTGTAGCCCATGCCCTACAAGGAATTCTCGATTTTGTCGCCTTGGCAGCTTCACCAGTACAACAACAGGGAATACAGACAGGGTTAGTGTTTTTTCCTGATGGCAACCAAGTTGTAGGTGAGGGGTATGATTCCCGCTTGCAGCCTTGGGATCGGTTTCCTACCAGTGCAGAATGGCATCCCATGTCCTATGCTGCTTGCGGTAATGCCGATTGCATTGCGGCTTTGGTGCAAAGAGTGTTTAAATACGCGCCACCTGAAGCTAAAGTTATTCCGGCGATCGCTGGTACATGGGGACAGTCTATCAGCAATCGCCCCTCTCTTGAAGCTCAAATGAGCGCGATCGAGCGTGCTGCACCTCAAGTTAAAGGAATTAGCCATTTTGCTTTTTCTTGGCAAGAACCGGAAATTGAAAATTTGCGGAAGTCTTGTCGCTGGAAATAGCTATATCATCAGGTGGGCATTGCCCACCCTACACTTAAATTTCATGCTATAAATTTAGTGCGAGTTGTTCGCAAATTGAATCAGAATAAGTGTAATTTTGAAATAACTGAAAAGCTTTTCGATCGAGTGCGGTTGAGAGTTTTGCACTCAGGTCTAGACGATTCATCCAGTGTAGTGTTTTCGATAAAGCTAAATGCTGCCCCATGGAGATATCAATGTCATTACTATTTAATTGAATAACGCAAATCCTTCCAGTAATACGATGATGAGCGATCGCATGGGTAAATTTTCCTGGTAGTTGAAGCGGTTGCCAACGATCGAGCTTTGATAATTGATGAGCGAGCGTCAAAGGAAAGCCAATCGTTTTGGCTAAAAAACCATCTGTTCTTTCTCCAATTGCCAAAGTATCGGTTTGTCGATGCCAAAAAATTAGCACGAATAATTCCGTATCTACTAAAACGCGGCGGGGTTTTTTAGGAGGACAAATTTCAATACAATTGTGAGCGTAAGCCAAACATTGCATTTGTAAAGGACAAATATCGCAACGGGGTTTCGTTTTTCGGCAGATTGTTGCACCCAACTCCATCATCGCTTGATTAAAGTCACCAGGACGATCGCTAGGAATGACTTGCGTGAGATAATCTTGAATGCGCGATCGCCCTGCTGTATTCCACACATCTTGTAAGGCTAGCAAGCGACTCACCACCCGGATGACGTTACCATCAATACAAGGAACTTTTTCGTTCAAGCAAATACTAGCGATCGCGGCAGCAGTATAATCGCCACAACCTGGAATTTGCAACCATTCGCGATAAGATTGGGGAAAACGACCGTTGAGGCGGTTGACGATGAACTCTGCACCTTTTTTCAAGTTTCTCGCTCGTGCGTAATATCCCAATCCAGCCCAGAGTCGGTGTAGTGTCTCTTCATCGCAGTTGGCTAAATCGTCTACCGTAGGCAGTTGTTGAACAAATTGAGCAAATTTAGGTAAGACAACGGCTAGAGTCGTCTGTTGGCTCATAACCTCGCAGATCCAAGTATGATAAATATTGACCTGCTGTCGCCACGGTAGCGGTCTGCGATCGCGATCGTACCAAGTCAGGAGTTGTCTTATACCTCGAGCCTTTAACACTTTTTTCACATAAGTTAGGTAGATATTTACGTTGGCTTTACCTAAAACCTAAATTTAAAGATTATTCTATGGTTATATACAGAAGATAACTAGTTGAAACTCTATAACTTAACCAGCATAGCGCCTGTAGAAGACAATTCTCCAGGCGCTATAGCTATTGCGATAACTGGTTGCTTGTGAATGGCTAGTGGCTGGACTTTTTTCTAGCCACCAACCACTAGTTACTAGCCACTGATTAAAAGCCAGCAAAGTTATAGCCAACACCAATTTGAATACCTACTTCTGTATCATCTAAAAAGCCTACGTTCGCACCTACGTTAGCTGTAAATTGCTCACCTATTGGTACATCTACACCAGCAGTTAACATTGGTCCTACATCGCTATCATCTCCCGTAGAAATACCCAAACCACCGCCGACATAGGGTGCAAAAATCGAACCAGCTTCCGAACCTGTATCGATTCCTGTAGGTTGCAAGTTAAAGTCGTAGGTCACAGGAATCAAGATGGTTGTATTGTCCCCAATGATGACTGACGGACGTGCAGAGACAGCATTGGTTAATCCGATTTTACTGATGACGGTGAAGTTAGTGTCACCTAAAGCTGTACTACCGTCTATCCCAATATTCGCTCCCACGCCTACGTAGCTAGAACCACCACGGGTAGACGATCCTGGTTCAATTGGATCTGGATTAGTTGCTGGTGGTTCTGTTGGGGTAGTTGGTTCTGTAGTAGGAGTCGTTGGATCTGTAGTGGGAGTAGATGGTTGAGTGCTGGGATACGTTGGATCTGTAGTGGGAGTAGATGGTTGAGTGCTGGGATACGTTGGATCTGTAGTGGGAGTAGATGGTTGAGTGCTGGGATACGTTGGATCGGCTTGTGCGATCGTGTTAACTCTCAATCTATCCTTCAAAGCAGCAGCAGAAGTAGAAATTTTAGGGTTTGCAGTTTGCGCTGATGCTGGCAGTTCGCTTGCAACTGCTACAACAGTTGCAAAACTAAACACAATGGCAGTCGAATGGAAAAATTTAACATTCATTTTTGTCATCCTCACATACAATTTGCTTTTTTTGGAGTCTATTACACGAATTTCTGCACCAGATTTGGCACTCCCAGCAGAATTCTAATCGTCTTTTACTGGTAAACTTGCGCTTTGTATAGTTAGTCCTAAAGCTCGCATATCTACCTTAGGTTAGACTTAGGTTAGAAAAATTAATTCTCAGAAGTTATGTTTGATTTCTGCATTTTGTAGTTTTAGCTCAGAAAAATGATAAAAATTTGTCGTTACGTCTATTTTTACCAAAAAACTTTAATTTTTGTTGGATTAAGAGCAACTATATATCAATAGTGGTAACAAGCAAAAATTAGAGTATTTCTAAAGAGATACTCAAAATAAAATCAACTCTACTTAAGTTAGAAAATTTAATCTTGTAACTCTGATTATTTGTCTATCTTACGCTAGATAAACTTTTTTTAATTATATAGCCACAAACCAGCACTCGCACTCTAAACGTGCCTCTGAAAGCGAGAATAGGCACAGGCGATCGCTAATAAATACTACAGGTGAAAATATAATTGAGAAACTAAGCTTTAAGCAGTCTATCTAGCAAAGAGTTAATCGAACGCTTGATTTGATGCCTGCGTTTCCAATTCTGGAAGGCTTTTTCATACTCCTCGCCTTGAATCTGTGATTTATTCCATACATCAAGACCTAAAAGAAAACTTAAAGATAATAAGATATAGAGCGACCAAGACAGACCACCGCCACTGACCAGATCTAAAAGGATAAAAAAGATATTAACTAAACCATAGTTACCAAATCTTTTTTGCAGCTTTTTCCGTCTATCCAGATTAAATTTCTGCCGTTCTTGACTATCAGATTGCTGATTCAACCACTCTTGTTCTGCTAATTGCAGACATTCTGGGGAAATTTCTAATTCAGCAGCAATTTCTAATAATTGTTGGCGAGAAAACTCTCCTTCATAGGCTTGACGAGCGATCGCTATTTGGAGAATTTGTTGAATATCTTCTTGGTGATAAGTCTGCACTAGCTTGTTGTCAACCACTGTTTTCATCTCACCTATGCCTTTCCCAGAAAATTTTGACTCAATCCAGATAGCTTCACTGTTTCTATGATAATTCGGAATTCAGTGAGTTGTCGTTGGTCGATGAGTCGTTAGTGGCGTTTTAGCGAGGTGGCTGGTGACTGGTGT
This window of the Chroococcidiopsis thermalis PCC 7203 genome carries:
- a CDS encoding DUF4335 domain-containing protein, translated to MTTIQRKYSLPNCTLVLEGLSDRATDSQSFDGRPVLTILTYVECQLIQAKQTLTGGRDFFESLVTAVSGYAQEFLSHVTHPEAHNKESSLVQLQKIDRDRHRLIVQPESHKESEANSHTEGTAQEVELTTVQLFDLVEAIDQFFADTQTLPDLTLQLAPVSRRYVRSGQQLVKQAVPATVGASGLALAAIAFFLIPIPEAVRRPTEATSPSAQSTNIANAPPITDPLQLVQLQQKLTDQLRPAWKPNVALGQDLVYRVGVAANGAIKGYVATNDISNGQVQQTPLPRLLSQPAAGSATPPESLAQFQVTFTPKGEVQVKPWEAKK
- a CDS encoding adenine phosphoribosyltransferase, whose product is MDLKSLIRDIPDFPKPGILFRDITTLLRDAAGLRHAIDSLADKLDGAGLNAEYIVGIESRGFIIGAALAYKLGIGFIPVRKPGKLPSLVHSVEYELEYGMDKLEVHQDALQPGSRVLIVDDLIATGGTASATAKLVQQIGCELVGFGFIVELRDLAGRRNLPDVPIVALVEY
- a CDS encoding DUF3038 domain-containing protein; this translates as MNVSASANPLDSSTVPSLPLMLESLPNPPVDERACPQRVRLQIDLMLLAIEALELGGSELFLAIAQELELQDIVKNRVNLWRMRCTNPLRRSHARRDLSLLEAKALVVIAADLARRLTAVIRQLLLTYQQMRDKGIPLEQNLRLSNYLERFRSHFRSRMNPRRSGVLAYNSPEKLDELALTLLQQLLFCTGTAGMQRLWISLFDGEVE
- a CDS encoding Maf family protein yields the protein MGLPQFVLASASPARRRLLQMVGIEPIVRVSNFDESQIQTENATELVETLARCKAEAIAPQFDSALIVGCDSVLLLNGEIHGKPENAEVAIARWQHMSGQVGELYTGHAIIDQPQQQILVRTQVTRVYFAQMSDRAIRAYVATGEPLKCAGAFALEGRGGLFVDKIEGCHSNVIGLSLPLLRQMLSQLGYEVTEFWDR
- the lnt gene encoding apolipoprotein N-acyltransferase, coding for MGLTVAPVGAWFLAWIALAPLWVLVVTTPKHSSLLAPHSLPLLWGIGYHGVALFWITGIHPMTWMGVPWLSSLAIALFCWIFITLWGAALVVGWGVGMKALLNWRIPTLKSLLPNAKTQKTLCAFARQLLQRREPHASRLNGGNPRTVLAPQRTGSSLRDKIPLSLVRLLIGVALWCGLESLWSAGPLWWSSLSYTQSPHNLPILHLGQLSGASAVTAAIVAVNGLFAEAWIAVVGAHSRAPIQGSRKTSVVFCLLPFAFCLLLHLLGYSLYSRPLIQSPDTVLKVGIVQGNVPNKIKLYPEGFRKAIEGYTTGYQTLADRGVDAVLTPEGALPFRWNDVQRTSFYSAVKERGVVAWLGLFGDKKGGYTNSIFTLLSNGQIFSRYDKSKLVPIGEYVPFQEILGGIVSRLSPLDEHQIAGAPNQLFDTPFGRAIVGICYESAFPERFRYQAAAGGQFILSPSNDAHYSAAMPAQHHALDIMRAIETDRWAVRAVNTGYSAFVDPHGKTVWISGHNTYEIHSETIYRRQTKTLYVRWGDWLTPMLMVVAVVVWLVRLVGQV
- a CDS encoding phycocyanobilin:ferredoxin oxidoreductase; the protein is MTPASTPSLRSQQHSLIRQLADAIESVWQNHLELSPYVIPAELGYVEGRLEGEKLTIENRCYQTPQFRKLHLELAKVGTTLDILHCVMFPRIEYALPMFGCDLVGGRGQISAAIADLSPLNRDRTLPSAYTAALSALPNPNFSQPRELPVWGDIFSPFCTFIRPGSPEEEEKFLAMVRGFLEIHCTQAIASQPVSKTQQAEIFAAQQYYCTKQQQNDKTRRVLEKAFGVEWAEHYMTTILFDLPEATNLG
- a CDS encoding Uma2 family endonuclease, producing the protein MDTVILNLEPIVHLTQEQFYQLCMANRELNLELNAKGDLIIVPPVGGESGNQEADLITDLNNWNRQTKLGKVFSSSTIFRLPNGANRSPDAAWIRLERWEALTPEEREKFPPICPDFTIELRSRTDTLKPLQEKMQEYLANGLRLGWLINPQNSQVEIYRANQPVEVIFLPSVLSGEDILPGFELPLE
- the psb27 gene encoding photosystem II protein Psb27, whose amino-acid sequence is MKHYWSRLLALVLVVVIGLMGCSSGGGLSGDYRQDTLDVIGVLRNAIELPQDAPNKGEIQAEARKKINDFAARYQRNGSLTGLSSFTTMRTALNSLAGHYSSYPNRPLPAKLKQRLELEFKQVEMAVARGN